A genomic window from Montipora capricornis isolate CH-2021 chromosome 8, ASM3666992v2, whole genome shotgun sequence includes:
- the LOC138060358 gene encoding ETS-related transcription factor Elf-4-like, with the protein MSQGSLLDVPFRPITQPAPSQLSLPMLKKWLSAYGYPSTTAGPIIAATITIEGIQDLLHANGYPIEAPCHADPYFGPFEDSQFDAVVDVETSPDDSMETDLKLTDLDTCSEYGYCSSDLPDDEINFFQLEDLALSPDSPFLSDSADLDFGFDSGIEAEMDEPRDGSENGSEKKEKSESSDPKKDTTEDSVKEGGVSQEQNTSKPQRKNRDPEDKDSRLMEEKKEHEQELDSDDEDDDDGDDDDDDDENLDGTKDNDDNLPHFQCHYLWEFLHHILLDKDNKYIEWKNKTKGVFRLVDHNGLARLWGRQKNRKNMTYEKLSRALRYYYSKNILQKVPGHRLTYKFVHNLEGKKYPL; encoded by the exons ATGTCCCAAGGGAGCTTGTTAGACGTTCCGTTTCGTCCGATTACTCAGCCG GCACCAAGTCAACTTTCTCTGCCGATGTTAAAAAAATGGTTGTCAGCGTACGGCTATCCATCAACCACTGCTGGTCCCATCATCGCAGCAACAATCACAATAGAAGGTATTCAGGACCTGCTACATGCAAATGGATACCCCATTGAAG CTCCCTGCCATGCTGATCCTTATTTTGGCCCATTTGAAGACTCTCAGTTTGATGCAGTTGTCGATGTTGAGACGTCCCCTGATGACAGCATGGAGACAG ATCTCAAGTTAACAGACCTTGACACATGCTCTGAGTATGGTTACTGTAGCTCTGACCTTCCAGATgatgaaattaactttttccaACTTGAAG ATTTGGCGTTGAGTCCCGACTCTCCGTTCCTTTCAGATTCTGCTGACTTGGATTTTGGTTTTGATTCTGGAATTGAAGCTGAAATGGATGAACCGCGTG ATGGGTCTGAAAATGGGAGTGAAAAGAAGGAGAAAAGCGAGAGTTCTGATCCAAAAAAAGACACGACGGAAGACTCTGTCAAGGAAGGGGGAGTTAGTCAGGAACAGAATACATCAAAACCTCAAAGAA AAAACAGAGATCCTGAGGACAAGGATAGTAGATTGATGGAAGAGAAAAAGGAACATGAACAGGAGCTAGACAGTGATgacgaagatgatgatgatggtgatgatgatgatgatgatgatgaaaatctTGACGGCACCAAGGACAATGACGATA ATCTTCCACACTTCCAGTGTCATTACCTGTGGGAGTTTCTTCATCATATTTTGCTGGATAAAGACAACAAGTACATTGAATGGAAGAATAAGACCAAAGGAGTGTTTAGACTCGTTGATCACAATGGCTTGGCACGTCTTTGGGGgagacagaaaaacagaaagaacATGACGTACGAGAAATTAAGCCGTGCTCTCAGATACTACTATAGTAAAAACATTCTTCAAAAAGTGCCAGGCCATAGACTGACGTACAAGTTCGTTCACAATCTGGAAGGAAAGAAGTACCCATTGTAG